From the genome of Podospora bellae-mahoneyi strain CBS 112042 chromosome 2, whole genome shotgun sequence:
ACAGATGCTTGCCATTTTTGACAAGCAAGTCCGGGAGAACAAGGTCAGCTTTGCTGTTAACTTTGTCGGCACCGAATACATCGACGGAAACCCAAGTCCAGAACGGACAAGCATCGACAAACGGCTTCCTGCTCTGGGCCCCCCTGGTGTCGGCAGGTTGAAGGATATGTGTCTCTGGGGAGATCAGCATCGTATCTTGCAAGTCATCATTAACCTGGTGAGCAACAGCTTGAAGTTCACGCCAGCAGGAGGCAAGGTTGAGCTCAGGATCAGGTGTCTTGGTGAGATCGAGCAGCCAAGTGATGAGAGTAGGACATCGTCCTTCTCCAAAAATGGGTCCAACCGCCCGGGACGAACGCGTCATCGCATGGGTTCCGGGTCAACACATTCGGCCAGTTCCAAGGGCGGGCAGTCTCCagcgtcaccaccaccaaaaacagATGGCACGGCgctctccatcaaccccgtTGATCGAAAGGTTTCCACCCACATTCAAATCAGAGAGCgctcaccaacacctccaccgccgaatGCAAGAACGTACATGTTCGAATTCGAAGTGGAAGACACAGGCCCTGGTATCCCCGAGCACATGCAGCAAAAGATCTTTGAGCCTTTCGTACAGGGCGACTTGGGCCTGAGTAAGAAGTATGGCGGCACCGGTCTGGGACTGAGCATCTGCTCGCAGCTGGCGACCATCATGGGCGGTAGTATCTCGCTGAAGAGTactgttggtgttggtaCGACGTTCACCATGCAGATACCACTCAAGTACATTAGAGATCGGTAAGTCAACAAGCCTTTTTATTCATGGTGATGACGTGGTCATGGCTAATTGTTTCTCGTAGCGCTTCCAGTACAGCATCCAGTAGTATTGGGTCTCGTCCACAGAGCGTGTCTTCAGCAGACGGGCGCGcggctgctgaggctgaCCGGCGGAATTCGCTATCTAGAGCCTCCAACGACGTCCAGCCTCCGCCATCTACCGTGCTCGATAAGCAACCCCGCCTAGTAGGCCTGAGACAGCCATTTTTTGCGACAAATCTCACAGCCCGCCCTACTGCGGAGGATCAGTTGGCCGTGATTGATCGCGCCATGGAAAACAAGCCACCTGAGCAAGGGAAGCTCCGCGTCCTCGTGGCCGATGACAACTCGACCAACATTGAAGTTGTCAGTCGAATGCTCAAGCTGGAGGATATCTACGATGTGACCATTGCCAAGGACGGGCAAGAAGCATATGATCTTGTCAAAGCCAACATGGAGAACAACCAGCGCTTCGATGTCATTTTCATGGACATTCAAATGCCAAATCTCGATGGTCTCCAGTCCACTCGATTGATCCGAAAGATGGGTTACTCTGCTCCCATTGTTGCTCTGACCGCATTCTCCGAGGAGTCCAATGTCAAGGAGTGCATGGAATCGGGAATGGATGAGTTCCTGAGCAAGCCTATCCGACGGCCGGCATTGAAACAAGTGCTCAAGAAGTTTGCCACCATTGAGGAAGAGCCCGAGACATCAAGCTTGACGACAAAGAAAACCTCGCCAAACCAGACCCCGGCACAGACGCCAGGCCAAGAGAGCTCCGATCCCCTTGCTCTCACCAATGGAGACGCCGCTGCACCTAAGGCTAAGGGAACTGCCCATGGCCCTCGTATAAATGGTTCGGCCTGAACTGGATCTTGATCTCCCGCCTTTCGATACACTTTCTGTCATATCTCTTATAATCTGGCGGTTGCTTCTTGGACGAAGATATAATCAGCATACTATTTCGGTGCAAGGCATTTTCGGATTTCggtcttttttcttcttcgttCTTCCGAGCAAGGCGTAGGGCGTTTgctgttttttttctcttctaGCACGATTCCAACGCCCAATCTGCTTTTTGGGCGGGTTTCTAGAATGCTCGGTGGGTTTGCCGTCTCTGCTGCTATGCTGGACGGGACGGGCTTGCCCGCCAGGATCTGCTATATCTATCTTCTTTGCTCTTTATTCTTTTCTTAAACCTTTCTCATTGAAGTGTAGGATTGGCCAAGAGCTTCTTGGGATGGGGTAGCTCGTGTATATGGGccatatttttttttgggtatCTAGTGTTGGACCGGCAAGGCAAGGGGAATAAAAAGGGTCAGTCGGGTTTTCTTTGTGCCAACGACCAACATAAAAACTGGTCAGGAGCAAAAACGAGAGAAGATGCAGAGGTACATAGTAATTTTTCTTGTCAATTtgttgatgggatgggtggcCGCGGTAGGCAGAGGTTGCTTATGAGGTTGGAAGGGTGTGGTTAGTTTGCAAATATAGGAGCTGTTCTTGTCTTGAGAGTCATAACTTTATGTCTGAAATTTGTGAATACATGTTTTGGTATGTCAGGGCCTAAGGGGGTCTCATTTcaaaaaggggagggattCAGGGGTAGGTCCATATTCACCTCTACTATGACGCCAAATTGAGCAGCGGCcatttaaaattattatcgTAATCATACAAAAAAACACTTGCACTATCAGGACCCTAGGAGAAGGCACACTAATTTGCTGCCCAAACAACGCGACTGCTGAACCGTGCTCTCAGTCTCAAAACCAACGGCAAAGGCATTCGTTCAATGTGCTCAATCCGATCAAACTCCGTCAGACCAACCCGAACCAAACCAAAAGTTATCAACTCAAAATTCAGAATGAGTACATCCTCTCATGGTAtaacctcttcctccccgtcttcccAAGACAAACTCAGACCTCCCCCCCTAAGCATGGCCGTTCTGTTGTCCAGTCATGTAAGCACTGAATGATCTCTGTTGCTATTGTCAGTCACGCAGTCCTTTGTCAGGAGAAGAGGTCTGAttgaaaaaagaaaacataccgCGTTTCTGGTCTGGATAAACACCGTCCCTGGGCCGGTGAACTTGCAGACGAGACCTTCACCAGACGCAAAGCCCGAAATGATGCCTCCCGAGGTGACCCGCTCCATGATGTACTTGACGTTCCAGGCGACCAAGTGGCCGTTGTCCACAATGTATTTCTCGCCTTCGGCCAGCTGTTTTCATGACATTAGCATTCCGGAATGTTTATTATCAAGACTGGGcgggagaaaaaaacaaaactcaCGTCTTTCCGGATAATGGCACCAAAGCTCGTCAGCCACAACAGGCCCGTCCCACTAATCTTGTACACCCAGAGCCCCTCCCCGCTAAACATGGCCTTCCCCAGCCCCTGCCTCTTGTAGTCCTTGATCACATGCTGCGTGCTGGCGAGATACCCATCGTGGCTCACCGACCACGACTCGTTCCCGGTCAGCCTCAAGCTCGTGATGTCGCCCAGCATTGGCGGCGCGAGCAGCAGCTCTCCGGGACCGGTGTAGTGTGACTGGCTCATCTCGCCGCCCGCCACCAGCTTCTTCATGCTGAACTTGTAGGAGCCTTTGAGCTGGATAGACGGGGACATGGCAATCATGGCTCCGGGTCTCGCCTCAAAGGGGCAGCCAATGGCAAGCTGGATTGTGAGGACGGTATTGCAGTCGCGGTGGCTGATGCGGTAGGAACCACCGTTGAAGGTGCCCACGTCGTCTACTACTGTGGAGGTAGCACCGACGAACTGGCCAGCGGCTGGGGCGCCGAGCAGGGTGCTGGCTACTGAGGAGGGATCCATGGTTAcgggttgctgttgctgttgctgttgctgcttctcGGCTGGATAAGAGGCATCCTTGTCTTCTGTGGGATAtgaaggaggcggcgcgaactgttgtggctgctgctgctgctgggatgTCTGTGATTGACTGCGTGCGTGTGTGGGCAGCGCAGCGTGTTGCGCCGGCGAGGgggcttggggtggtggtgagaattgtggctgctggggaggaggagggtactgctggggtgaagaggcagcagggggtggtgtggcagcagcttgaggaggaggagggtaaTTTCTACCCTGAGAGCTGCTTGGGGGAGCTGGGTAGGAGAACTTGGTCTGAGTCGGGGGAGCTGACATCGGTGGAGGCGGGTAGCTCTTCTGTGCTGGATAGGTCAAAAGCTATTAGCATATGGAATTCTCTCTACTGAGGATGTAAACAGTCCATCGTACCTCCAGCACCGGCCGATCCGGGAGGGGCTATTCTGGTCAGCGCATCCAGTTGCCAGAGTTGAGTTAAGCAATAAAACTCACGAGGATAATAGCCGGACATGCTGTAGAACTCACGGATACACTGAGGGTATGATGATGcgctttctcttcttctatTCCAACACTGTTAGCATTGCGCAGCAAATCATGCACCCTTCATATCATGGATCCAGACCTACACCCCGCACTTACAAGTTTCCCCGCGTTGATATCACAAGGAACTCACTTTGGTGACAGGTCCTGGGTATCACTGTTTTTAtttgaagaagatgaagaagaagaatgtaGCCTCACGAACAGACAAAAAAGAGGAACAGGAACGGGGAAGAGGTCAACCCGAGGCAGCTTTTGAAGGGCCGCGCAACGAACGACCCGCAGCCGCCTCCCCCATGCTTTTGCAACTTGTCGAGGCTGCCCACCACAGCGGCATTCGAGGGGGGAAAATGGCTGACGATCCAATCAGACAGCTTCACCTACCGTGGGCAGGCGCGGGGAGCTCATGGATGAGGGCGCTTAGATGGATGAGTGCGAGCAGACTGAGCTGTTGATTGGCCGGCCAAGCATAGGGGTCGTACCAGTGCATTCTTCATCAGCATCCAGCCATCTGGGCGTCGATTCGGAATTGATTGCATGGTGCATCTTTAGGGTATCTTCCATGTCGTTGGCGGTCTCGGGGTTTTTATAGATCCTGTCATTCTACACGACAATGGAGCCCTTGAGAGTTGTCACTTCATCCAAAGTCAATGCATGGGTATAAGTGAGGTGTCACAGGCCTTGGCAATCGCAGCTGACAGCGGCTGGCACCCCAAGGCACCCTTCCAGAAAAAGGTCCAGACCATTCCCCCAACGGCCCGGTGAAATCTCCGCTTACAGATAATTGTCCAATTAGAACGCACCAGATCCGAACATGATTGCATCACTGCGCATGTGCCAAAGCGGGAGAAGCTTCGTCGGGAGCCCGGAGCTATCCTGAcgagggaaaaaaaacatcCAACGTCCGGAACTCACTCAGCACACATCCCGATCCCGATCCACATCGAACCACTCCGCCGACCGTCCCCCGGTGACCCGCTCGGTGATCAACaaatcaacaacaacaacaacgacagtTCGAGCCTTGAAAAGGAACGCCCAGCTGTTGACCCTTCCTCAGTCAGCCGAGAGGGAGCCCGTGACGACGCTCTTCGCCGCGCCTTAGCTCGGCGTTAACGGAGAgacaacaaccccgccagcGCAAGGAACCTTCGGTGACGACTTTGTTAAAAGAGGTGAAAGGGCGAGGTGGACTGTAGACAGCATTCTTCAAACCGACACAATTTCGATTACTCACGCCGTCATGTTACGAACAGCCTTCGGGACGCTCGAGGCCCTTGTGGAGCGGAGCGCCTTGTCCATTACCAGAAATACCACAGGGAGACAGTTTTGGACGAAACGGATATCGGCCAATACAACCAACGGACTACCATGGCattggagggcgaggttgtcaCAGCTTAGACAGGCTTCACCAACCAAGCCCGCCTCGAACAAGAGCCCCTCGAAAGCCATCCCGCGCCAACAACTCAAAAACTCTTTTTTCACATCACGGCGGAATTTTCACTCTTCCAAAGCGAGGCGGGGGGATTCTGAGTCGGCCAAGAATGGGACTAAGACCACTGGGTCGCTGAGCCTGCGCGCTAGGTTGAAGAAGCTATCGAGAGAGTACGGTTGGACGGCCATGGGTATCTACGTGGCTTTGTCTGTCTTGGACTTTCCCTTCTGCTTTCTGTTGGTGCGGACTGTGGGCACGGAGAGGATAGGTAGGAGCTACCCCAGTGTAGTATATACTGCTGGGACAATCAAAGCTGACTGGTGGCCTTGGCGTTGAACAGCTCATGTCGAAGAAGTAGTGGTGTCGAATGCAAAAAAGGTGATTCCGGAGCGAGTTCAGAATCGATGGAACGAGTATCGCAAGTCTTTGAAGGAAGCAAAGCAAGAGCTCACTGGCAAGGCTGATGCCGAAGTGGTGGGCCATGGCGTAGCCGAAGCGGAGGAAGCAAacaagggagagggagccAGTAAGTTCATGCGGTGCTTTTATGCCATGTCACGACACGTAACCTAACATTTCGTCTAGGCTTGGCAACCCAGCTCGCGCTGGCTTATGCTATTCACAAAagcttcatcttcttccgCATTCCCTTGACAGCAGCTATCACTCCCAAGATCGTAAAGACCCttcggggttggggctggcaAATCGGCAAGCGCCCGGTCAGGCCACACAGAAAGGCATCTGACTAGGACCTCGAGTAGGCTCTGTGGTCTCTGGACCAAGCGGTTGCTAGTGCCTGCGACAACTGTATGGCGACATATAGCGTTTGAGTATGGTATATCTAAGCCGCATTTTGTGTAGAGAAATCTCTCCCTCATAGAATATGTAACATCACCTCTGTTCCACTTATCGTCTCCTTTTGTTTGACCCGGGATATCGTGGATGTCTCGATCATAATatatggggagggggggggcgggcGTCAAAGTTTAGCGCAGATCCCCCCTGAGTCCTGTCCAACATGGAACTGCGGCACAATTCCGCAAAACACGGACTTTTAGCTTTCTCTCTCGTTCGAAACGCAAAGCAATTCCGGGTCGCCGAGGCAAGCGATGTTAGTGCGCGCGGGCTGCCTCCTGTTAGTTCTCCGAGTCGACGTCGGAGCATGTCGTCAGAGCCGCAGCAAGCAACTAGTCCTGTCAAATGGGTAACGATGTGGGATGAAATGTCTGGAGGCGGTGACAACTTCGCATGGCATGGTCATGGGAACCCTGTGCATTAGTGCAGAGGTCAGAATAAGGTTTACGCTACTGGGCAACGTTCGTACAGGGACCAATCACCTCTGCTTCTCTGGACGGACTTTCATGGTTTCCTGGTTTTAAATCACGCCTCGCGCTGTCATTTGCTCTCGTGGCGGTTAACGGGAAACCCCTCCCGCATCGTCTGGAGACCGGGTGGTCCCTACGGGAGAGGTACGAGGTAGCAGAGCGAGGCATAGCCATGGCCCAGTGACAGGGACTTACTCACCAGGGATGGACCGTACCGAGGCTCTGGCATTGGAAGAGTGGTTgacggcatcatcatcattacaAATCGAGGGACACTTTAACCTTTGCCCTGTGGTGAGAAATCTAACGCCTACAGGAGGCAGCCCGTCTCCATGATCAAGCCCCCTCCCTGGAGCTTTCACAGTCAGGTGAATCAGCCAGGATACCCTACCCTAGGTCTGCGCTGGGTTCGAGAATAAGGTCCGATGGTTGCGGGATCTTGCCTTGATATCTGCTTTCCAGGTCCCCGAGAAGTCCCCGACTACCCCCTTTCTCATCGTGCTCCACGATTCATCGCTTGGGCCCTCAGCTACGTATCGCTcgccccccatcccaccacccctccgaAAATACATATCTTGGCAGACGTTTGAAGTCTTGCGATCTTGACGTCGTCGTAGTTTGGCTTCTTTACGCTGTGAGTTTGGCAGATAGCATACTTTCTACAATCCTGAAACTTGGAGTGAATGCAAAAATATCACCATGAACTGGCCAGATATGGGAGACCAAGACTGGAACGATAACTATCTAGTCATCAGCATCCCGTCTCGAGCAATCTGACGTGCCAAAATGGGATGAACGGCTGCCCATCCACGTGTGCTTCACTCGGATGAATGTTCCTTGCCAGGTGCTGGCTGGTGTGCTGAGTAGCTTGCCCAACGGCGTTTCTCAGACACCTATTAACACTTTACCTTGCCTTGGACGGAATCGGAAGCTGGCCGGTAGCTCGTGGCATTGGCCGAGGTTGCCTTACCTCCAAATCCCCGCCGCTGTCAGTTTACGAGACGCTCTATTTCTTGCTTTTCGGCCCTGCGGTACAAATACGTCCTCTCCTCTAGCTCATGAGTAGCGTTCTGCATGTCCTTCGGACACGGAAAACGGGATGCATACCCacatggtggtggctgagcAAAGCTGGTGTGCTTTGATCCACCCACGACTTGTACCTCACACGCTCCAACATGGATCTCGCTTGTGTTGCCATCCGATACAAGAAGGGAGGGTTCTCTTGCCAATCAATAGGAGGGAGGAGTCCAGCTCAACGATCACACTCCCTTGTTGGCAGCCATATGAATGACAAACGCCGAGGCACCACTCATCTCAAACAGATTCTGCCCACTTCTTTTGCTCACCCATACAAACCACTTCCTACCCGTCTTgcacccccaaaacccactAATCATGCTGTCCACACAGGAACACCAGATCCCACTGCCCACTTTATGCCCTTGTTGCCTCGCTGCCATATCACCACCGGATCtgaccaccaacctcccttcccttcatACAATGACCACCGATCAACAGTCAACTACAACCAACTCAATACCGTCACAGTCGCCCGCAATggtcccctcctccctcacgACACCACAAGAACAGTCCGCTTTGGCAGCCCTGCATGGGCTCACACCTGAACAAGAGCTGATCCTGCGCGAGAAAGTAACGCCTTCCTCGGTCATGTTCGCCTTGGAACTCGCTCGGGAAAGCGAGGAGGGGGCCATCGAACCAACGGTCGCGAAGCTCCTCACAGACGCCTTCAACAAAATCTGGAACAAAGTCGTGACCAGGCCTAATCTCTACCTCATGTCAGAACAAGAATTCGCCGTGTTCAATTATTTTCAGTCATTCTGGCCGGACAAGGAGATTGCGAGAAAGGCAGTAGCCAGGTTTTGGGACAACCCTTGGGCCTTTGCGACTCCCGCAGGCCAGCGCCGGTCATGACGGGACTGGTCATGGTCTCCACTTTTGCCGTGCCGCGAAAAACCACGTTCGGATCGAGGTCGGGGTCGGGGTCGGGGTCGGTCCTTGGGGGATCCACAAACCGGAATTGTGGAGCTCAACCGACGTCTTACAGAAACGAAGGCAACGGCCTGAGTCAGGGCTGGCCTGATGGAACAAAAAGTCAGCTTTTCCAAATAATTTTCAAAACACGCGGTCCCTGGAGATTCACCGATAGCCTCTCACCCTCCAACTCACAAATCCAAGATGCGGTCGTTTGCCGGAACTACCCCTCCGCCAAGccttttccccttttgaTCGACTGCCTGCACCACGGAGCGGGGGAGGACAACAGCCGATAACAAGCCAACGCCGGCTGCCACAGTTTCTGATGGCTGAATTGTGCCTTGATGTTTAATATACCCCTTATTATTTATTGTGCATGCCATCTCGGGTGCGGAGCGCGGGGAATGGAAGGACAGCAAGTGGCGATGTGTTCTGAGGTTGCGCTTGGTTTATCAGGAGTTTGGGGAATGGACGAGGGAGTGTTGTACTTGGGGTAGATAGCACCGCATCTGTAttcacctctctctctgcctgGTTTACTGTTCTTTTCCCTTTTgtatactttttatatttgTGTTTGAAAGGTTTGCTGTCTGCTTGTAACAATACATTGATCTCAACTGACAaaccaaggccaacaacATTCCCCAACTGCGAAACTTGATGGGTGCTGTCATGGCGGGCCCTGAGGGTTGCTACGATGAAGATCTAAAAGACGGTTCCCCTCAACGCcctcttcttgttcaagACACCATCACTCCCGCCAACAACGGCCAACTACGGCGCCGGCGGCGTATTATGCTCTGGCTAACGGCCTTTTTGGCGGGGCTAACGCTTATTTCCGCACTTCACCAGACGCCTTGTTTGGAAGAGCATGGACCAGCAACGGCAGCATCGATTGCTAAGCATCATCTCGACGATTTCTGGCAATCCCTCAGATCTCGAGCAGCACAGAATGACGAATCCCCGCCAGCCCCTGCCCCCACGCGGGCTGTTCTCAAAACCTTTGAAGTCGCACAGCCAGTGCGGATGCCAGATGGCCCAGTTGAGAGCGACGGCTCGACCCGGCATGGGAATGAGTACAGCCCCAAGCTGTGCACGGTTTTGCTCATGAGAAGGGACTTTGCGTGGAGCTATGGTGATCCGTTCATTGGTATAGATGTCCCTTTACCACTATGCCCCATTTGCACCATGAAATTCTGTCGTTTTCTGAGCTGTCGATTCTGATACAAGAGTCATAACCAGGGGATTATACACCTCCCGACTGTCCTTTCAACAGAGTGGTGCTCAACTTTAGCTCCGTTTCTGTTGGCAGACAGTTTGACCGGCTTGCGGTGATGTACTTTGGGGATACCGAGGTTTGTAAGTGTATCCGCCTTCACATCATGCCTCGAGGAAGTTGATAATTAATAGTAAATTTCTCAGGGAGAACTTCCACAGCCCAGCCCACCGCGCCTCCCGGAATAAGCTGGATCTACCTCAAGGACATGACGCACTACATGTACTTCTGGAAACGCCCTCAAAAAGTCATCTTTGACCTGGGAAACCTGATCAGTAAGACCCCGTGCCAGCCGATCTCGTCCGTTTCGGTGTTGACGTGAACCAAAAGACGAGAAATACACCggcatcttcaacaccaccatgacAGCCATCTTCTACAACGACCTaaacccccaccccgccaacCAAGCCCAGCAAGCCCCTCCCTCAGACCTgatcctccccatctcggCCCGGTTGTCCTCGACCAATTCGCCAAGCGtgttcaccctcccctcccaacgCGCCGTCACTACCTTTTCCGCTGGCTCCCTTCCTCGT
Proteins encoded in this window:
- a CDS encoding hypothetical protein (EggNog:ENOG503P6VT); the protein is MLSTQEHQIPLPTLCPCCLAAISPPDLTTNLPSLHTMTTDQQSTTTNSIPSQSPAMVPSSLTTPQEQSALAALHGLTPEQELILREKVTPSSVMFALELARESEEGAIEPTVAKLLTDAFNKIWNKVVTRPNLYLMSEQEFAVFNYFQSFWPDKEIARKAVARFWDNPWAFATPAGQRRS
- a CDS encoding hypothetical protein (EggNog:ENOG503Q4X3; COG:S); the protein is MSGYYPPQKSYPPPPMSAPPTQTKFSYPAPPSSSQGRNYPPPPQAAATPPPAASSPQQYPPPPQQPQFSPPPQAPSPAQHAALPTHARSQSQTSQQQQQPQQFAPPPSYPTEDKDASYPAEKQQQQQQQQPVTMDPSSVASTLLGAPAAGQFVGATSTVVDDVGTFNGGSYRISHRDCNTVLTIQLAIGCPFEARPGAMIAMSPSIQLKGSYKFSMKKLVAGGEMSQSHYTGPGELLLAPPMLGDITSLRLTGNESWSVSHDGYLASTQHVIKDYKRQGLGKAMFSGEGLWVYKISGTGLLWLTSFGAIIRKDLAEGEKYIVDNGHLVAWNVKYIMERVTSGGIISGFASGEGLVCKFTGPGTVFIQTRNARSFSAYMTGQQNGHA
- the NAT2 gene encoding DUF1279 superfamily (BUSCO:EOG09265B4G; EggNog:ENOG503P37U; COG:S), which codes for MLRTAFGTLEALVERSALSITRNTTGRQFWTKRISANTTNGLPWHWRARLSQLRQASPTKPASNKSPSKAIPRQQLKNSFFTSRRNFHSSKARRGDSESAKNGTKTTGSLSLRARLKKLSREYGWTAMGIYVALSVLDFPFCFLLVRTVGTERIAHVEEVVVSNAKKVIPERVQNRWNEYRKSLKEAKQELTGKADAEVVGHGVAEAEEANKGEGASLATQLALAYAIHKSFIFFRIPLTAAITPKIVKTLRGWGWQIGKRPVRPHRKASD